GTAGTACTGCCTACGCTGTAGCCGCAGGTGCTTCGATGATACATCCCAGCGTACCAGCAATTATGGTTACACCGATTTGCCCTCATTCGTTGAGTTTTCGACCAATCGTAGTCCCCGCAGGAGTAGAACTCAAAGTAATAAATgtgtaattaaaatatttattaatagtataaaaaaaatttcctccTTCTTCCAGATATCGGTATCGCCGGACAGTCGTAATACCTCGTGGGTCTCGTTCGACGGAAGAAATAGACAAGAACTCGTTCACGGAGATAGGTAAGTTAAATTAACACCATTAGTTAACCGTAATATTAGTTAATACGTTTTTCCAGCTTGCGAATAACTACTTCCATCTATCCGGTGCCTAGTATATGTGCACAAGACCAGATCACCGATTGGTTCGATTCGTTAGCCGAATGTCTACATTGGAACGTTCGGAAAAGGCAAAAACATTTGGACGAACTCACCGATTTGACGCATTCTAGTTCTAATGACACATTAGACTCTTTAGGAAAAGAAGATATCGAAAAGGAAAACAATTCGTAGTTATTATTAAGcgtacaacaataaaaaaaaactgtacgcACATATCATTTCAATGTTAACATccttgttttatatatttattttggacAAATATATCCAATTGCAACAAGTTGTCTGTTCGTtgcaataattttcaatttacgtGTCTATTTCAATTTTAGCGGTATTTTTATATTCTGATTGTTGTTTggtaaaaatcattttgtttttattgtataaattgttTATCGAATATTCGCATACTTATtatccaattttaaaaataaaacacctgTTGGTACcttgttattgttttttaaaatttctgtaGACTTTTTTTCTGTATGGTAactgttattaatttttttattataaacaattaatataaatgaCAACGCGGTGTTACACCCCAGTGAGGAACTTCGACCTCCTCTGCGTTTAtgcataaataaaacaaagttttattcTTATCCAAACCGCAATAGAGATATTATATACTAGTATGTCGACTATCAttgtaaaaaatcataaattaccTTATCATGTCGCACTATAACCCTCTGTAAACCTTGGCCTAACTACCATAGCATTCTGTTTGAGGCCTACAACCCTGTGTGAGTCTTGGTCTCCTCACCATTGCATTATGTCTCCTGACTTGAGGCCTACAACCCTGTTCAAACCTTAGTCTTCCCACCATAGCATTCTGTCCTCAGACTTGATACCTACAACCCTGTGCCTCTTCACCATACCACTTCGGGCCTACAACCCTATGTAAGCCTTGGTAAACTTACCATAGTCTTTTGTCCCTTGTTTTGAGGCCTACAACCCTGTGTGAGCCTTGGCCTCATCACCATAGGATTATGTCTCTTATTCAGGGGCCTACAACCCTACGTCAGGCCATACTATTATGTAGATCTTATACTTTGAAGATCATCCATGACATTATTCAACCATCTCTCCTGTATTATACACTTTAACAATCAGAACTTTATTGACTTTTGGAAGTCTTCTCCATACGTTTAGTATGTCAAAACCATTGGATTATTATTAACGAACAATGCCTTAGTTTTGTTGGATATCACTTATTTCAAACTTATATCTAATTCTCCATTTATCTTCCACTTTCACATATCCATGTATTTTCTTGATGAATTTTCTTTGGAATCTTCTCGATATTGAATTCAATTCAATACTACAATTGCTCAAATACatatgaaaattagttttttttggtCTTAACATGAAAGATTACCTCTGCagcaacactcacaattacaataTCGAttagcgtttcgataaccaaggtatcatcttcagagattaAAAGTAAAGTTAccgaagacaataacttggtcaGTTAGACATGTGAGTGTTGGGGTAGTGGTTGTGATCAATATGTTGAGTTCACAATATCATCAATGGTTCCTTAAATTCCAAACTACTAGCAAAAAAGATCCAATACATTTCTTAGTATTTAGATTCACCTTCAAATTCTGAAACATTTGAATGCAACTTATTTTTGAAACAGTGTTAATATATTTAGCAAGtagttttttgtgatttatgACCTTAGTCCTTAGTACGTTTTTGTGAAAGTTCCTACGACATTCcaaattttattagattattcaTTTACAAACGTTTATAGCTCTACATTTGGACGCCACATTTAGTTGAAGAtaaattttaagaataattttataagtaCAGCTAAttgttgtaaaatttaataacagTTACTAATATTTCATATTACACATTAGTGTTTGAATCATAATGTTATgtcatttgattaaattataaaaatacaatttttttttaaatatatctaaaaattcaCGCCAATAGAAAACGTTTTAATTTGTTCTGACGATATTAgactttatatttttatacgaaCGGTTtaggtataaataaataataacttatGGGAATATAGTATTGATGGAAAATCTGATGTTTTATTAATgttgtattttatataatagaattgTAACATTTTATATAGTTCTATTTGCACTGTACCGATGAAATGTTTGACCAAAATGTGCCAATTGggtttttaaatacatttttgcaatattttgattttttttattctatacattcttaaaaattatcaaagaacgACAGGATAGAAAAGAGTAAGGCTTGTTTCATACGTATGCGGTTCATTTCCGGTTATTTATCAGTCGCAACCGATGAGGTGTGGAACAAACTCTATTCGATACTTAATATAACACCGAATACTCCCTTGATACGAATAGGTTTCGAAAGGTGTTTATTAGGTTTAAGCTCGTGTCTGGGTAACAGAAGCAAATTGAAACGTTCACACAACCTAAGTATCACTAAATAGGCACAGCAATTAATGCAATATAAAACTTAACTaataaaatcaagaataaatgataaaaacatttaaaaatccTCACAAATATTTCATGGAGTATATACGcccaaatattaattttcaaatggtATTACTATTGAGGAAAACCGTAATAGGAAGTATTTCccttttaattgtattttcttGATCAGAAACATCCCCAAGAGGTTTAAAACTGATTCTATACAACTAGAGACCGCAAATAAGTTATTGACAATGTATTACCATTGAAGAGAGCACTAAAATGAGGTATAGTCATTCTCAATTGCTTTTGTTTCACCAGAAACATCTCCAAAAAGgtttaaaactgaatttgagaCATCACAAGACCTCAAATAAGTTACTAAAAAGATATTGGCAACAAAGAAAGCACAAATATGAGTTATCTCCACTTAAACTTTGTTTTTTCCACCAAAACCAAAACTTAGGTTTAAAACTGATCTTGTACAACTAGAGACCTCAAATAAGTTATTGGTAAGGTGTTACCAATGAAGAAAGCAGTAATATGAGGTATCATCACTCCcaattattaatgttttacCAGAAACATCTCCAAAAAGGTTTAAAACTGAATTCGAAGCATCACAGACCCCAAATAAGTTATTAAAATAGTATAAGAAACAAAGAAAGCACTAATATGAGCTATTTCCACTTTATCACATACATGAATAAATGTTGTAATTCAAGTTCAGAGCCCTAGATGGACCTACCAgtaaaactatatatataaagtTGGCGAATTTGACAGAAAACTGGATAATTTCATGTTGGTATAAAGTTTTGCTTGATGATTCATTATTGTTGAATTGTAGTCGTTTTTTTGTCCTTTTGATAATGTACAGTGTTagttgttgttaattttttaaaatgacgtTAAATAAATGTTGTGTAtaacattataaatttattaatgtaATGTATTTGCTCCTAAATCCTTATAAGAAAGTTCTAATAGATGGCTGCCGGCTCTAAACAATACTAAATTAACTGCAAGGGATTTGTTATGAAGTTCAAGtgatacaatttattaaaattagggtttagttacataaaattttttataattatttttgtatgcaatattttatttgaaaatataaaatttttttcatgttttattttcaccttattaataaataataacacgttttgtttagattattataattgaaggaTTACCATATTTCTTGCAAAAACAATTTGTCTACATTTCACTTGAGTAAGGTAAAAAGTGCTCTCataataactttaatatttttctcctaACAAGATTACAATTTAcataatagttttcaaaatttcatattttgtgatAATGTAGATTGAAAATGGTTATTATCAAGTTACACCCCtacgatttcgttaaaattttaatgtGTATGTATATATAGGGGGAGGAAACTATCCCTTCAggtctttttttcatttgaagaatcaaataattgtattaattttccagtgattgtaatatttaaattaatcattgAAAGAACTAAAAAAGGGGCAGAATAGGACAGTGTTGGTCTAAAACAATTCCCGATGATCTTTAGGGAGATACCGTAGCAATTGGTAGAAGCCGAACGACGAAAATAGAAAGAGAGGTTAAAAACCCAACTAGGTAAAAGTTTAGCCTTAGATACACCAACTCCCGAATCTGGAAATTCACTCCCAAATCAAGACATTCCCCAACTTTTGAAACAAGTGATTTACCAACTCATATCTATGAAGACTCCAGTGAGATCGACAAACCTTTGTTCCAGGCTCTAAGTCTATCTGTTCTAAAGGTACGTGTCCATCTGAGACAAAACAGTCTCAAATTGCAGATGTATATGGGGGCTGAGAATAGTGTCGGAGACAAGTCTATAAGAGCGCACCGATTATAGATGGACACGCATACCCCCACTCTCGAGACTTAAGGCTCTAGTCTTCCGTTCATGTTGGGAAAGTTTCAGAAGTCTCGAAGACTTGAGTATTGTggctttaaaattaaaataaatttgttctaAGAAAGGCAAGAACCCAAAACAAAATCGTATTGCTAgtcaaaaaaaagaaacaaagatTGGAAAATATTCGTATGCTAGCAATCTGGATAGTGATTTggtcatatatgtaatactcctataagGACAGTTTCTATAAATGAAATGTgttccgactaagtgaaacaaatagtgtatcgttATTTCTCTCCTCCGAGCGCTTAGGTTATTTCTACGCATCTTTTGCGCGCATGGAGCATGCGCTGTATATATAAAGTGTTTCGAACGAGACAGAAAATGAAAactgtcggcaccgtaacgtagagacgtttttttttcataagaactgtccatataggagtattacatacaTCGATTTGGTTTATTCGGTGGTTTCTGACTGCTCTGCGAACAAATCTATTGTCGTATTCCATGTATATATAGGtaatttgtggattttattGTTGAGATACATTCAGCGCCATCCATCACTCACTGTCCGGATTAattcgtttttatatttatcttagCGAATGTTCTCTTCAATTCTATTGGATATTGTGTTGTTTTCCTTTTGTACTATTAGGATGATCGAGAGGAGAAGTTGTTTTTggaataaaacacaaaattagaattaaaattatttaaaattccataacattttgttaaaaatcttttatgtacattaataaataaagtCCTTTAAAcgttgtttatatatatatatatatatatatatatatatatatatatatatatatatataatttgatgtaaaaaattacaaatacattcttagaataacaaaaaaatacgagAATTTTAAGCGCTAAACATTTTACGAATTCTATACAAGTCGTTGAGTTGCGAATCGGATTTTACCAACCGTTTAGTCGGTTGGTCatcgttatttttattttcgaaatatttacaaatttgtcTGACGGCATTCTGCGACGTCAAATTGCTCAAGTCGTGTAAAGATCGCGCGCGTTTCGAAATCGAATCCACTTTTTGAGACACATCTTCCGTACTACGGACTTTCCGTCTCAATTTACACAAAGATTcgaataaaaatagtttttctttaaccGGTACGTAATTTTGAGTGTCCTGACATTTCTTCAAAAGATCTTCCACGTATTTTTCTTCCACTTCAGAAGGTACTTTTAGTGGTTCTGGAAGACTGGTGGATACATGGTTTCGGTCGCAGCTTGCGCACTCCGTATCCGGCGATTGTTGATTCTTTTGGACGGTGAAATCAAAATTCCAGTCTTTATGGTACTTCGGCTCTCTCCTTTTCCAACAGTCTGCTATAGTGAAGATATCCAGGTATTTTATGGCGTCCAAGGGAGTTTGGCGTATTAGTTCGATCGCTATAGTTTTCACCCATTCTCCAAACGATTCTTCGTCTGCAGTctagaattaaaaaaacaattaattgatTTCGAATCttaaattacacaatttttatttatgtacgTCGTTTCTTGTACTTTCAATATTTACAGAAGGTGTCTATCTCACAAATAATATCGGTTTCGAATGCTTATTAAATAATCAGAAGAAGATAAAACCCATCGTTCTAACCCAACGTTCAGCGAGTACAACCATTCTTTGGGCTTTATCCTACGCAAGAATTCCTAGAAAGGTCCGGACTAAATTGTCTTGTTGTAACacagaggtgtcaaactcaattttgcagagggaaatatattttaaattttgaattcgttaTGAACTAAATTatcataacattttatttattgaattatataagtatataatatacggttgttaaaaattctaacaaagttataaaagttggTAGGTAATTATCTTGAGCTCGAGGATCCAGATACCTGACTTCTCCTGTTTTTGAGaagctcattgatgtcaggtgtcatattcgttgtagttatttCAAGAATTGATTGTAGATGTTCATTCGTAAGTCTTGtgcgatgtttgttcttatttattttcatgacggaAAGTATCTACTCACATAAGTAGCTACCAAACATGAAGAGAATGCCTgcatgttttttcaaattccgggtaattatccaaactcttgaaatattgtgtataaaatgtaagagtgttaatctaattaaatttttctttcaaaatactgtcctactgaagatctatcaactccatttgcaaatgaaaTGGTGCCTgagaagcttcaaaattgaatggattgttgaaaattgggaattccatttaattcattttgtgaaagtctTCAAAACGATTGCTGAATTGAGaaattgagaatattcatccaatttttttggttcactgtgccaaatgattttaaatgagggaaatggtccaaagtttgattttttacctCATTTTCCCACAGCCTCAACTTTGTTTCGAAGGCTTGAATATGtgaatacatttgagtgacaatcagatttttacccagtaactttatattcagatcagtcGAGAGTTTcttcatatctaccaaaaaggcacaatcaaTCCACCAGTTATTGTCATAATCAATTGATTTGCCTTTTTCTAGCATAAAAGCTTGAATAGGGTCACGTAATGCAgaaaaatctttctaaaactaCTCGTCGACTGAGCCAACGAACTTTAGTGAAATAAACTTTTCGTCCAAATTGCCTGAACTGTCGGTGATTTAGTCCTCTGctccttataaaatttacaattttaattaatgcATGACATGGCccattttaaaatgtttgtatACCAACGATtcctgatgaattatacagtgaaatccCACAAAGTTCCCTGatgatttctgttttaatttagttataaCGGCCGAATGTTTGCCAGCCCATGGCTGGAACGCCATGGAAATGAAACATCGGCAACTTTCAACATAcagtctttaataaaatcaccatCAGTGAAAGGTTTTGATCTGTTCGCGATTTCTAATGCAATTTTCCCTCTCGGTATTAGCTTTAGTAGCTATCGATTGTTGACCTTGAAGTTTAGATTTTAAAGATGACATAATATCGATTCTTATTTTTCCAGAGtaacaatcgaattttgactTATGATTCGTATCATACTGTCTCTGCAAATTAAACTTCTTACAAACAGCAACTGTTCGATTATAAATCAAACACAAACACAAAcctttctatgaaaaaatatgtaatttccCATTTAGACTAAAAAACTCTGCATTCGCCTTTACatttttgtgacattatgccaaaatcgtaacaattatCTATGGAACTCGACACAACAATTATGGATATAGCACGCGCACGACGCAAACAAATGCACAATACCTTCACAATCACTaattcgcagtacaattaaaatccttctctaatcgcttcgattactcgactcaactgactcacgtcgcgccgacgcactcgttttatatAGTTAAGGAAGATTCTAGTTTAGTCTCGAAACGCGTGGAAGATTCTAGCTATATAATAGGATGTTTCCGCCTGCTGATAAGATATGGCGATACTGTCTTTACCTCTCGCTTGTCTAGACACGCGGTGCCcatgaaattacttataaacatccgtagacttgagagtacagtatttaaaacatccgtagaggaatcgaatgaagtctaaaaaTACGAgtcttctttctgtgacacattgcgatcgcgggccaTATTGATACGGTCCAGGGGCCGgaagcggcccgcgggccgtatctttgacatgactgtTGTAAGAAGTTAACTATACCTAGATATTTCTCCTATAGAATCTCATAAATTCGCTGTCCATTATATACCTCAGCATAAATAGCTTAAGCATCAtgaatgatttcgaagtacTCTATGCCTTCATAATACTATCAGGTAAACAACAAGAAAGGGGGatgattaaaagaaattaaaacaattgtaCTTTCCACAGACTTAAAGACTAGACAATTATGACAACCATTACTTATGAGACACCTGGTGAATCGTATAACATAGCACTCAAGATATCCCAACAATGAAACAGTTTTTATGGAGAAGTCACGAAGCAAGAAagctttattaaaaaaactaaggGTTGTTTTTGATCTTTCTTTGAATAATTACCTGAAGGTTGGACTATTCAGCCAAAAATATACTAATCAGATTCAGAAGCCTCAACATAATATAACAGATCTAGATTAAACGTATCGTCAAGTGGTTATAAGCCCAGAACAAAATTTACAAAGAATTCAATGGCGACCTGATCCAAACCATGACATTAcagaatataaattataaatttattataatcaaatatatgaaatgtaattctataaaaaaaaatcgtttgtgTTTCTCCTCGAATTCTTCTAGTTGTCCTTGGGCATTATGGTGACGCGTTTAGTACGAATGGCACACAGGTTAGTGTCTCCAAGTAGCCTCTCTAGCTTGTTGCCATAACTGCTGAATCTTGCGCAATTGCACGAACTAATCGTTGAAATGGCAATTTACTGATAAATAATTCGGTACTTTTTTGATAACGTCTTCAAGAGCAACAGTACCTGACCTATAACGACTATAACAGCGGCCTTCGTTGCTAATTGTTTACGAGGAGCTTTTCCTCCAGTTGATGTTTCAATTTTGATCGTTGTTGAATTGATAATTTGTGTTTTCGTTGAAATGACATACCGTTTAAATCCTTTTATAACTAAAAACtcctataaaataaaaatgctgTCCCAATCAAAGGAATTACCAGTGTCAACAATTCCACGTAAGTAGATTCATCCATCcgtaaataatttctataatcaTCTAGATGCAGCCAATAAATGGCCGTGACTCAATGAACACCTTTTCTTGAGGTATTCCTTGCACCAAAATCTGCGGTTCCTTTTAGTTTCAGTGTGTGTGTGCCCTTGTCGATGTTTCAACCAAATTGTAGGATTTTGTCGAACGACGCTGCAGTACCGTGAGTGGCCAGCTTTAGACTGTACGGTTTCCTTCAAAACGcacaaacaaattatttttctctaatTACATATTCGAAAGCTCAAAGTTTATCTTTCGAACAAGATAAATGGAAATTGGTTATCCTTTAATGTCAATGAAAAAGCATCTTATATCTACTTTGTCTTCAGTTATGCAACACAGAATCTTCCTACTCACGACATATCTAACATGCCGAGATAAAAGGCTATGCAAGGACAACCGATTCATCGTTGCCTTTAAGAGGAGTTGATTATAGCGCAGTCACCAATTCTGTTTTAACTTTATACTAATCAAAATTAGGGTGAAGAATAATAGCAAATACCTGTGAGTGgattaccaaattattttgtgattatTGGATGACAATACAATAAAGAGAGCGGgtggttctattaaaaaaaaaataaagaaatttgatatgtataaagttaaactttgaacactttttatacacaccctgtataaaatgaaaaatttttcaacatggattcaaatacgtctgatcttgctaaaaacaaccgaacagaaaccattttcatatctttaagggtatatacgtaaaaaaataatttataagggtgtgcaacggtcaaattttttacaaaaaaattaataactcaaaaa
This DNA window, taken from Diorhabda sublineata isolate icDioSubl1.1 chromosome 4, icDioSubl1.1, whole genome shotgun sequence, encodes the following:
- the LOC130442505 gene encoding uncharacterized protein LOC130442505; translation: MLIATPYRDFDVGDKSPPRVISEIRKTCGSYYFYPTNFRAKISGDLLLKIGNDSNWWPRKVSVRCGQLLVSSSCSQTGSSSLRLPLRHLSLQAGPLPNSLSLCKGQNKVLTLQTADEESFGEWVKTIAIELIRQTPLDAIKYLDIFTIADCWKRREPKYHKDWNFDFTVQKNQQSPDTECASCDRNHVSTSLPEPLKVPSEVEEKYVEDLLKKCQDTQNYVPVKEKLFLFESLCKLRRKVRSTEDVSQKVDSISKRARSLHDLSNLTSQNAVRQICKYFENKNNDDQPTKRLVKSDSQLNDLYRIRKMFSA